The DNA segment CGCCATGATCTTGTCCCCGCGGCCATGCTGTCATTTCTGCGCATTCTTTACCATTTCCCAACATCCCAGCGTGACAAAGGTGGTCTGATATTGTTGCTAGCGATCAGCTAAGCTGCTCACTATCTCATTGCGAACTGGTCAAGACCAGGCACTGATCTATTACTTGAGCCAGGGAGAGTCCCACGAGCTGCCGCTTTTTCCTTTTCAATTGACTGAACTCAGTGCTTTAAGCCCTTAATTCTACTGAACAGCCAAACAACCCGAAAATGGCCATCGACATTAGAACACAGGGCTTGAAGAAGCCCGTCCCGGTGGCCCAATACTTGTTTGCCAGATTGTATGAAATCGGCATCAGATCAGTCCATGGGTTACCAGGTGACTTCAACTTGGTGGCACTGGATTACATCCCCAAGGCCAAATTGAAGTGGGTTGGCAGTGTCAATGAGCTCAACGCTGGTATGTGTTCCCCGATCCCCCAGAGTAacagagaaaagaagaataGCTCACCACATCCTAGCATACGCCGCCGATGGCTACGCCCGAGCGTTGGGCATCTCAGCTCTTGTCACTACCTTCGGTGTAGGCGAGCTGTCCGCCATGAACGGCGTTGCCGGTGCCTACTCTGAGCACGTGCCTGTCGTACACATCGTCGGCTGCCCGTCAACCATCTCTCAGCGGAATGGCATGCTGCTGCATCACACTCTTGGAAATGGCGACTTCAACGTCTTTGCCAACATGGGCTCTCAAATTGCCTGCAACACTGCCCGCTTGAACAACCCAGCCGAGATCGCCGAACAGATTGATTTTGCCCTGCGTGAATGCTGGATTCACAGCCGCCCGGTATACATCATGCTGCCCACTGATATGGTCGAGAAGCAAATCGAGGGCGCGCGTCTTGACACTCCTATTGACCTCTCGGACCCCCCGAATGAGCCCGAGAGGGAGGACTACGTTGTGGATGTTGTTCTGAGATACCTGCACGCAGCGAAGAACCCCATCATTCTCGTCGATGCATGTGCTATCCGGCATCGATGCTTAGAAGAGGTGCGGAATCTGGTTGACAAGGCAAAGCTCCCTGTCTTTGTCACGCCGATGGGCAAGGGCGCCGTCAACGAGTCTTCGCCTACATACGGTGGTGTGTATGCGGGTACGGGGTCTCAGCCTGCTGTGCAGGAACTGGTGGAATCGGCGGATCTGGTCTTGTCGATTGGTGCTTTGAAGAGTGATTTCAACACGACGGGTTTCTCGTACCGCACATCTCAACTCAATACCATCGACTTCCACAGCGATCACTGCAAGGTTAGGTACTCGGAGTATCCTGGTGTTGCGATGAAAGGAGTTCTTCGCAAGCTGATTGAGCGTGTCGACACCACAAAGCTTTCTAGTGAGAAGCTTGCCCCGAAGGTGGTCAACGAGGTCTCTGAAAATCGGGACAGCACCGAGACCATTACGCAAGCCTGGTTTTGGCCTCGTGTGGGGGAATacttcaaggagaaggatctGGTAGTCACCGAGACAGGCACATCCAACTTTGGTATTTGGGAGAGCAAGTTTCCTCCTGATGTGGTTGGGATCACGCAGATCCTCTGGGGAAGCATTGGCTGGTCTGTGGGTGCTGCTCAGGGAGTTGCACAGGCTGTTAAGGACATGGGAGAAGACCGTCGCACAATTCTGTTTGTTGGAGATGGGTCGTTCC comes from the Podospora pseudocomata strain CBS 415.72m chromosome 5, whole genome shotgun sequence genome and includes:
- a CDS encoding hypothetical protein (EggNog:ENOG503NUUP; COG:E; COG:H), with protein sequence MAIDIRTQGLKKPVPVAQYLFARLYEIGIRSVHGLPGDFNLVALDYIPKAKLKWVGSVNELNAAYAADGYARALGISALVTTFGVGELSAMNGVAGAYSEHVPVVHIVGCPSTISQRNGMLLHHTLGNGDFNVFANMGSQIACNTARLNNPAEIAEQIDFALRECWIHSRPVYIMLPTDMVEKQIEGARLDTPIDLSDPPNEPEREDYVVDVVLRYLHAAKNPIILVDACAIRHRCLEEVRNLVDKAKLPVFVTPMGKGAVNESSPTYGGVYAGTGSQPAVQELVESADLVLSIGALKSDFNTTGFSYRTSQLNTIDFHSDHCKVRYSEYPGVAMKGVLRKLIERVDTTKLSSEKLAPKVVNEVSENRDSTETITQAWFWPRVGEYFKEKDLVVTETGTSNFGIWESKFPPDVVGITQILWGSIGWSVGAAQGVAQAVKDMGEDRRTILFVGDGSFQLTVQEVSTMIKHKLRVTIFLIYNEGFTIERCIHGMEAEYNDIRRWNYTEIPTVFGATDKEVRKHIIKTKSELEKLLADKDFNDAKGLQLVELWMPKHDAPRALKLTAEQSAKNNARME